A portion of the Pseudomonas sp. PSE14 genome contains these proteins:
- a CDS encoding amino acid aminotransferase, with amino-acid sequence MSLFSAVEMAPRDPILGLNEAFNADTRPGKINLGVGVYYNEEGRLPLLRAVQAAEKARIEAHAPRGYLPIEGIAAYDSGVQKLLFGADSELLAEGRVVTTQAVGGTGALKTGADFLKRLLPNATVAISDPSWENHRALFEAAGFPVQNYRYYDASTNGVNRAGLLEDLNALPSQSIVVLHACCHNPTGVDLTMDDWKQVLDVLKAKGHVPFLDIAYQGFGDGIDEDASAVRLFAQSGLNFFVSSSFSKSFSLYGERVGALSVVTNSREESARVLSQVKRVIRTNYSNPPTHGASVVASVLNSPELRAVWEEELGEMRTRIRAMREAMVQQLAALGAKRDFGFVAQQRGMFSYSGLTAEQVERLKNEFGIYAVGTGRICVAALNNGNLDTVTRAIVQVL; translated from the coding sequence ATGAGTCTGTTCTCCGCTGTCGAAATGGCCCCCCGTGACCCCATCCTGGGCCTGAACGAAGCTTTCAACGCCGATACCCGTCCGGGCAAGATCAACCTGGGCGTTGGCGTGTACTACAACGAGGAAGGTCGCCTCCCGTTGCTGCGTGCCGTCCAGGCCGCGGAGAAGGCCCGCATCGAAGCTCATGCCCCGCGCGGCTACCTGCCGATCGAAGGCATCGCCGCCTACGATTCGGGCGTGCAGAAGCTGCTGTTCGGCGCTGACTCCGAGCTGCTGGCCGAAGGCCGCGTGGTGACCACCCAGGCCGTTGGCGGTACCGGCGCGCTGAAGACCGGCGCCGACTTCCTCAAGCGCCTGCTGCCCAACGCCACTGTCGCCATCAGCGACCCGAGCTGGGAAAACCACCGCGCCCTGTTCGAAGCCGCCGGCTTCCCGGTGCAGAACTACCGCTACTACGACGCCAGCACCAACGGCGTTAACCGCGCCGGCCTGCTGGAAGACCTGAACGCCCTGCCGTCGCAGTCCATCGTTGTGCTGCACGCCTGCTGCCACAACCCGACCGGCGTCGACCTGACCATGGACGACTGGAAGCAGGTGCTGGACGTGCTCAAGGCCAAGGGCCACGTGCCGTTCCTCGACATTGCCTACCAGGGCTTCGGCGACGGCATCGACGAAGACGCCTCTGCTGTGCGCCTGTTCGCCCAGTCCGGCCTGAACTTCTTCGTCTCCAGCTCCTTCTCCAAGTCGTTCTCGCTGTACGGCGAGCGCGTCGGCGCGCTGTCGGTCGTGACCAACAGCCGCGAGGAATCCGCCCGCGTCCTGTCCCAGGTCAAGCGCGTGATCCGCACCAACTACTCCAACCCGCCGACCCACGGCGCCAGCGTCGTCGCTTCCGTGCTGAACAGCCCGGAACTGCGTGCGGTATGGGAAGAAGAACTGGGCGAAATGCGCACCCGCATCCGCGCCATGCGCGAAGCCATGGTTCAACAACTGGCCGCCCTGGGCGCCAAGCGTGACTTCGGCTTCGTTGCCCAGCAGCGCGGCATGTTCTCCTACTCCGGCCTGACCGCCGAGCAGGTAGAGCGCCTGAAGAACGAGTTCGGCATCTACGCCGTCGGCACCGGCCGCATCTGCGTCGCCGCGCTGAACAACGGCAACCTGGACACCGTGACCCGCGCCATCGTCCAGGTGCTGTAA
- a CDS encoding ComEA family DNA-binding protein encodes MKKSLLSAASIILLACLSFAGATSAAAKAEPVAKPAVESTAPASKAPVAQADTVNINSATVEELQKSMKGIGKVKAQAIVDYRTANGPFTSIDQLLEVKGIGKGTLDKNRDRISL; translated from the coding sequence ATGAAGAAGAGTCTGCTTTCTGCCGCAAGCATTATCCTGCTGGCCTGCTTGTCCTTTGCTGGCGCCACCAGTGCCGCTGCCAAGGCTGAGCCCGTTGCCAAGCCTGCCGTCGAATCCACCGCCCCCGCCAGCAAGGCGCCGGTTGCGCAGGCCGATACCGTAAACATCAACTCCGCGACCGTGGAAGAGTTGCAGAAGTCGATGAAGGGCATCGGCAAGGTCAAGGCCCAGGCGATCGTCGATTACCGTACGGCCAATGGCCCGTTCACCAGCATCGATCAGCTCCTGGAAGTGAAGGGGATTGGCAAGGGTACCCTGGATAAGAATCGAGACAGGATTTCGCTCTGA